A DNA window from Melospiza georgiana isolate bMelGeo1 chromosome 22, bMelGeo1.pri, whole genome shotgun sequence contains the following coding sequences:
- the ANGPTL7 gene encoding angiopoietin-related protein 7, which yields MPARPRVQLAWLCIVTVSVVIYPALLHKPPKRRTSNGNAQLKMPGCCEEIKELKLQVANLSRMLQELSKKQEGDWVNVVMQVMELEGSTKQMESRLVDAESKYSQMNNQIDIMQLQAAQMVTQTSAVDAVYDCSSLYQRNYRISGVYKLPPDEFLGIPDLEVFCDMETDGGGWTVIQRRKVGLTSFNRDWKQYKEGFGNIRGDFWLGNENIYRLSRRPTVLRVELEDWEGNTRYAQYGHFTLSNEINSYRLFVGNYSGNTGRDSLRYHNNTAFSTKDKDNDKCVDDCAQFRKGGYWYNCCTDSNLNGVYYRRGEHTKNMDGITWYGWHGSTYSLKRVEMKIRPEDFKP from the exons ATGCCAGCAAGACCCAGGGTTCAGCTGGCATGGCTCTGCATTGTCACTGTGTCCGTGGTGATttacccagccctgctgcacaaACCTCCCAAGAGGAGGACGAGCAACGGGAACGCACAGCTGAAGATGCCGGGCTGCTGCGAGGAGATCAAGGAGCTCAAGCTGCAGGTAGCCAACCTGagcaggatgctgcaggagctgagcaagAAGCAGGAAGGGGACTGGGTGAACGTGGTGATGCAGGTGATGGAGCTGGAAGGCAGCACCAAGCAGATGGAGTCGCGCCTCGTCGACGCCGAGAGCAAATACTCCCAAATGAACAACCAGATTGACATcatgcagctgcaggcagctcagaTGGTCACACAGACATCAGCTG TAGATGCTGTTTATGACTGCTCATCACTTTACCAGAGGAACTACAGAATTTCTGGTGTTTACAAGTTACCTCCTGATGAATTTTTGGGAATTCCAGATCTGGAG GTGTTCTGTGACATGGAGACAGATGGAGGAGGCTGGACTGTCATCCAAAGGCGTAAAGTTGGCTTGACATCGTTCAATAGGGACTGGAAACAATACAAGGAAGGATTTGGCAATATTAGGGGAGATTTTTGGCTGGGAAATGAAAATATCTACAGACTTTCAAGACGCCCCACTGTCCTGCGAGTAGAGCTGGAG GACTGGGAAGGAAACACACGCTATGCCCAGTATGGGCACTTCACCCTGAGCAATGAAATCAACAGCTACAGGCTCTTTGTGGGCAACTACAGCGGCAACACCGGGCGGGACTCCCTGCGCTACCACAACAACACGGCCTTCAGCACGAAGGACAAGGACAACGACAAGTGTGTGGATGACTGTGCCCAGTTCCGGAAAG GTGGGTATTGGTACAACTGCTGCACAGATTCCAACCTGAATGGGGTTTACTACCGCAGAGGAGAGCACACCAAGAACATGGATGGCATCACCTGGTACGGGTGGCACGGCTCCACGTACTCCCTCAAGAGAGTGGAGATGAAGATCAGGCCAGAGGATTTCAAACCATAG